The sequence AATACCATTCACCACTGAAGCAGTAAAGTGGGCTGATGCCAAGAAATACCAAGTGCTGGTAACTGATTTCTTTAATCGGGTGGAGTTATGCCTAAGGCGAACGAAACTAGAAATCCCCCAGTGTGAAGAGTTGAAAAAAGCAAAATTCATTGAAATTGGATACCATGAAATATCTGAAGTAAATATGGTTGGATTTTTGAGAGGAGATAGAGATTTGCCTGCATTAGTCAGTGAATACCGTCAGATTTTTGATAAGATAGTAAGTGAAAAGTTTACAGTTGTGTTTCTCTTTGGAATAGAAAGATGGTGCATTATAAGAGACGAAGAGATACAGCTTATCAATGTGCTCGCAACATTTTTGGGAGACACTCGCAGGATCGCCTTCTACTTTGTGAACCGAGATATTCTAAATGCAACTAAGCCAGAAGTCCTCGCTTTACTAGAAGAATTGGCCACAACCATTATAGAATTCAAAAAAGACAAGAGAAGAAAGCTTGTGGTTACTAAAGCCCTTAACAGGGAATTAGAAGACTATGAAGTGGAGCTGTAAGGGTAGCAAAGTTAAAGCCCTTTTCTTCATCTTTTCTGCCCATTTTTGACCAGTATTTCCTTGTAGTTTGAGCATTCTATTAATTATTGGTGATGTGTGATGTTTGGCTTTGAGAGTTTGAGAAGGTTTTGGGAGAAGGAGAGGAAGCCTGAAGTTGAGAGAGAGTACGCGAGATACGAGGCGATGAACTTCCAGAGAAAAATCATGTGAGGATCGAAATAATACTCACACCAAAAGCCAGAAACTATGTTTTGATTTCCGGTTATTCTATTCTTTATTTCAAAAACTTCTCCAAAGGAAATATTTAAATACTGGAAAGACATTACTAATATTAATTAGAAGCCAATTTGTACAATTAAGATAAGTTCATCTAAGAACTGATCAGTTCTAATCAGAAACCCTATATGAATTGACCAACATAATATGAAAGTGGGATAAAGATGCCAGAAGAACAGGATGTCAAGAAGCTTTCAGAGGAAGTTAAAACCCTAAGAAAAGCCTTAGATGACCTTATGACAAGCTTTGAAATGGTCTCAAGACTTGCAGACAATTATCTCCGCCTGATTAACATTTACGCCCAGTATGGTGGATTGGGAATAGATGTCGTCGTGCCGGAGATAAGAAATGACCCAATAGCGAGAGAAATCGTGAGAATTCTCTTCGATTTAAAAGTTGCAAACATAAGCCAGATCACACAGGAATTAAAGAGACGAAGAGGCAAAGCTTCGAGAAATACCGTTAGGGAGAGGATTCACTACTTACTCGACCTTAATGTTGTTGAAGAAGTTGATGGAGATAAAGGAAAAGCCTACACACTCAGAAAGGAAGTGCTCAATAAGTGGTTTGATTTGATCGGAATCCCAATTAAGTTTGACCAGACAAAGTAGTTATTGAGGTGATTGAAATGGAATTTAATGAAAAATTTGGTGAAGAGATAAAGAAAAAGATTGAAGAAGCAATGGAAAGCGAAATAGGAGCAAAAAAATTCATAGAAGATACCATTAAAGAGCTCACACAACAACTCAGAGAAGCAAAGAGCGAAGAGGACATAAAGCTCATCGAGAAAAAAATAGAAATGCTCGAAGACATGCTTTATACAGTCCCAAAGAAGAAAGAAGGCGGAGATGATGCGGAAGAAGTTAGCGAAATCCTTAGTGCAGTCTCAGAGCACTTGCCAAAGATTATGGAGTCCATTTTCGGGCCAATAAAAGACCTCCTAAACGATGTATATGATCCAGAAAAGGCAGAGAAGTTTGGGAAAAACGTTGCAAACTTCTACAAGGAGCTTGTCGGGGCTGGAATGGATCCGGATAAAGCTTTTGAGCTTACAAAGGAGTACATGGAAAGCATGAACATCATAAAGACCCTTGTGGGAGCTTTTATGAAAGAGAAAATGGGCAAACTTGAGGGCCTTAAAGAGCTCCAAAACCTCGGAAAGAAAAAGAAGAGCGAGATAGAGATTGAGGAGGACGAATTTGAGGAGGAGCTTTGATGGGTCTTTCTCTCTTTCTATCTTTCCTGCGATTAATGTGGATTCTGCCCAAAACGTTATGGCAGCTGGCTGGAATGAAAAGGGCTATCAAGAGGGGGAAAAGAAAGTTTAAGAAAGCACTGATCAAAAACGGCCTTCCCAAAGAACTAGCAGAAGAGCTTGCGAAGGAATATGCCCCTTTGGATGAAATGCTGAGCATTGAAGGAATTCTAAAATTGGTTAAGACTTCTTGGCGTACTGGGCGTAATATGCCAGCTTTTCCAAAAGTTCGTTAAATCCTTCGTAGGTAACCAGTGACAGCATTATTGGTTCTTGCTCAAGCCTCTTCTTGATGATTTCCCTAAGCTCTTCAACTTTTTCTCTCGGCACGAGGTCTATTTTATTGACAACCACTATTATCGGCTTTTCATAGCGGAACTTGAGGAGGTGATGGAGCTTTTCCATTCCCCTGTGAAGACCGTACTGGGCATCTATCATGTGGATAATTATGTCCGCTGAAGCGATTTCATTCAAGAGCTCTTTGAACTTCTCCTCGCTCAAAACTTTTCCTCTAAGTTCATGTTGTGGATCATAAAGACCAGCAGTGTCGATTAAAACCAGCTCATCCGCGCCTCCAAAGGGATTCTTCATTGTTTTTGGTATCTTCACAGTTCCAAAGGCCCTTTTTATAACTCCCTTTGTGGTGCCGGGAATAGGCTGTGTTTCGGATACCTTCCTTCCCAAGAGGGCATTCATGAGCGTTGACTTGCCAACGTTTTCGGCACCAATAATCGCAACCTTTATCATCTCACTCACCCAAATTATTCTCACGAGATTGCAAGTTATAAGGGTGATGGGAGTGAGGAAAACTAAGCTCGGTCACAACTATTATTACATCCTTACGATTGACGAGCTCAAAAATGGAAAATTCAGAGGAAAGAACGTCGTGGTGGAAGGAATTGTCGAGGACAAACCAAAAATAGAATTCCTACCCATGGAACTGCCAAGTTACAGAACGACTTTCCATATTTCCAACTTAAGAATAGAGTTCTCAGGAACTCCAAACATCGGCAAGGGGGAGAGCGTTAGAGTTTATGGGAGATTCGTTGGGGATGGAATAATAGCCAAGGCCATTGAAACGGAAAGAGCCCTCTACGTAACGGAGGAATAGGGATGTTAGACCTTTTTATAGAGGCGGGAAAATTAAAAAAGCTCCCCCGAATGGGATGGCTGCTTAGAGGCGTTGCCAACCCAGAAAGCGTTGCCGAACACACCTTTAGAGTGGCTCTGATAACCCTTTTCTTAGGAGACGAGCTGAAGAAAAAGGGAATAGACATAAACGTTGAGAAAGCCCTAAAGATAGCCCTCCTCCACGACCTTGGCGAAGCAAGGATTACAGATTTGCCCCTTGAGGCGCAGAACTATGTGGATAAAAAGAAAGCCGAGAGGAAGGCCATGGTAGACATTCTTGGTGCTGAAAGAGTTGAATATTTCAGACTTTTTCAAGAGTACGAAGATGAAAAAAGCTTGGAAGGCAGGCTTGTTAAGTTTGCTGATAAGCTAGAAATGGTTCTCCAAGCTTGGGAGTATGAAAAGAGCGGAGCTAAGGGGTTGGACGAATTTTGGGGGGCTCTGGATTACTTAAAGAAAAGCGAGATCTATGCACATTTTAAAGATCTTATCGATGAATTGGAAAAGCTGAGGTGATTTTATGGCCCTTGAAAAACTCGGAGAGAACCTTTATCTTTACCCCGGGAGCCCTTCAACAATGATAAAAGCCGGAGAGGATGTAGTAGTTGTTGACCCGGGAAATGGGAGCAAGAGACACAAAGACCTCAGGCGAGAGCTGAGAAAGATAAACCTTGAGATTGATTACATGCTCTCCACTCATGGGCATGCTGACCACATAGCCATCGCCCCAAAGCTTGGAAAGCCCCTTTTCATTCACCGATATGAGTTCTCCATAGCAGAGAGCCCAATCAACAGAGAACTCTTGACCTTCGGCTCAAAAGCACCAAAAGGGTTTTTAGTTTACCAGTTTTCGGATGAGATTAAAGTCCACGGTATTTTTGAATGGGGAGACGAGCTCTTTGGGCTGAAAACAGTAGAGCTTTCTGGACACTCCCCGGGAATGACGGGTTTCCTCGATGAAGAGAACGGTGTTTTATATGCAGGCGACAGCTTTTTTGGAGAGAGGGTTATTCAATCGGTGGGCTTACCTTATCTTGTTGAGCCAGAGGTTTTCAAGGAGTCCATAAGAAAATTAATGAGCTATGCAGAGGAAGGAATTCTGCTTATACCGTCTCATGGAAGAGCCGTAAAGGGAGAGGAGGCTTTAAAACTGCTTGAATTTAATCTCCAGAGGGTTGAAGAAGGAGAAAGGAAAATCCTCGAGCTGTTAAAGGAACCAAGGAGCATAAGTGAGCTCAGCTATGCCCTTGCAAAGGAATTTGGAGCAAAGATAACGCCTCAAGCACTTGCGCTGAACCAAGTTCCAATAAGGGCAATTATAGCAGGACTATACAATAGAGAACTTATAGAGGCGGTTGTGGAAAAAGACCTCAAGTGGAAAGCTAAGGAGTGAATCCGTTTCCAAAGCAGATGTAATAGTAGGGGCAGAATTTGCAGGTGTAGTCATGCCATCCCTCCGGAGGGATGTCCTTTTCATAATGTTTTTTTATCAGGTAGAACCGCTTCACGGTCTCTTTGAAAAGCTTCTCGTCGTAGGGCACTTCAAACGCTTTAAAGCCCTTGCCCTTGACTATTGGAAACCTGGAAAAATCTATGCCTTTTAAAACCTTTTTCGGCTCTTCATGCAGCTTAACGTAGTACAAATAGCCGTATTCACTTTCCGCCCACCTCAAATAAACGTTCAGCTGTGCCAAATGATAATCGTAGGGAATTCTTGGGAGGTAAGTTTTTCCCTTTATCTCTATTGGAAACTGCCTGAAAGCATCTATCCTTCCGTGGATTTCAAGCCCGAGGCGGGGGGACTTAAGCACGATGTGCTTTTCAAGCTCAAAACCAAATCTCTTCTTAAGAATCTCGCCAAGAACGTTGTGGGTATTAACCCCTCGCTCAAGCCTGACCCTTACAAACTCAGGCCATTTTTCTTTGTATCCTTTAAGACGAAAGTAAACCCTTCTGGGGCACGTCATCGCCTCGCTTGCATAAAACTCAAGTAGCTCGGTCATTCTTGCTCCCTCAAAGATATTTAAAGCGTCAGCTAATACCGACGTCATCATCGACTCAGACTGGGCAAGGCCCATCATCCGCTAACTAAAATACCCGTGTAAGGTTTAAAATATTTGAGGTGAGGTAAGGCAAAAAAGAAAAAATTAACCCCTGGTTTTTAGAAGAGAACCTTTCTTTATCGAGTAGCTTAAACCATAGGCAGGCCAG comes from Thermococcus aggregans and encodes:
- a CDS encoding DUF257 family protein, which translates into the protein MLEVFDKLKPGEIVLVEYSSKDDPIPFTTEAVKWADAKKYQVLVTDFFNRVELCLRRTKLEIPQCEELKKAKFIEIGYHEISEVNMVGFLRGDRDLPALVSEYRQIFDKIVSEKFTVVFLFGIERWCIIRDEEIQLINVLATFLGDTRRIAFYFVNRDILNATKPEVLALLEELATTIIEFKKDKRRKLVVTKALNRELEDYEVEL
- a CDS encoding ArsR family transcriptional regulator; this encodes MPEEQDVKKLSEEVKTLRKALDDLMTSFEMVSRLADNYLRLINIYAQYGGLGIDVVVPEIRNDPIAREIVRILFDLKVANISQITQELKRRRGKASRNTVRERIHYLLDLNVVEEVDGDKGKAYTLRKEVLNKWFDLIGIPIKFDQTK
- a CDS encoding Era-like GTP-binding protein, with the protein product MIKVAIIGAENVGKSTLMNALLGRKVSETQPIPGTTKGVIKRAFGTVKIPKTMKNPFGGADELVLIDTAGLYDPQHELRGKVLSEEKFKELLNEIASADIIIHMIDAQYGLHRGMEKLHHLLKFRYEKPIIVVVNKIDLVPREKVEELREIIKKRLEQEPIMLSLVTYEGFNELLEKLAYYAQYAKKS
- a CDS encoding OB-fold putative lipoprotein — encoded protein: MRKTKLGHNYYYILTIDELKNGKFRGKNVVVEGIVEDKPKIEFLPMELPSYRTTFHISNLRIEFSGTPNIGKGESVRVYGRFVGDGIIAKAIETERALYVTEE
- a CDS encoding HD domain-containing protein is translated as MLDLFIEAGKLKKLPRMGWLLRGVANPESVAEHTFRVALITLFLGDELKKKGIDINVEKALKIALLHDLGEARITDLPLEAQNYVDKKKAERKAMVDILGAERVEYFRLFQEYEDEKSLEGRLVKFADKLEMVLQAWEYEKSGAKGLDEFWGALDYLKKSEIYAHFKDLIDELEKLR
- a CDS encoding MBL fold metallo-hydrolase encodes the protein MALEKLGENLYLYPGSPSTMIKAGEDVVVVDPGNGSKRHKDLRRELRKINLEIDYMLSTHGHADHIAIAPKLGKPLFIHRYEFSIAESPINRELLTFGSKAPKGFLVYQFSDEIKVHGIFEWGDELFGLKTVELSGHSPGMTGFLDEENGVLYAGDSFFGERVIQSVGLPYLVEPEVFKESIRKLMSYAEEGILLIPSHGRAVKGEEALKLLEFNLQRVEEGERKILELLKEPRSISELSYALAKEFGAKITPQALALNQVPIRAIIAGLYNRELIEAVVEKDLKWKAKE
- the cas4 gene encoding CRISPR-associated protein Cas4, translated to MTELLEFYASEAMTCPRRVYFRLKGYKEKWPEFVRVRLERGVNTHNVLGEILKKRFGFELEKHIVLKSPRLGLEIHGRIDAFRQFPIEIKGKTYLPRIPYDYHLAQLNVYLRWAESEYGYLYYVKLHEEPKKVLKGIDFSRFPIVKGKGFKAFEVPYDEKLFKETVKRFYLIKKHYEKDIPPEGWHDYTCKFCPYYYICFGNGFTP